One window of Novipirellula aureliae genomic DNA carries:
- a CDS encoding glutamate synthase-related protein has translation MADWIRSNDVLGTTNRGNPCESGLCTLCRADCKGKCETWLGSMVGRKLLYPRDFGLVTAGSANTTHVGVNYNGLRIQGGVYGAKGLPPGLTTSADDCVFPNVSVETEFGNKVKTKARVPLMTGALGSTIIAAKYWESFATGAALVGFPIVVGENVVGVDRQSVINNGRVTKAPELDRRIDTFLRYYDGYGSIIVQLNVEDTRNGVAEYVVDKYGDKVTIELKWGQGAKNIGGEIQVSSYDYAMFLKDRGYVVDPDPSLPDVKDAFDRNAIRAFARHSRLGYTDLTSEAAVRENFMQSVDYLRSLGYQRVTLKTGSYGMEGLAMAIKYASEAELDLLTIDGSGGGTGMSPWNMMETWGVPSVLLHAKANQYGEMLANAGKNVVDMAFAGGLAREDHIFKALALGAPFTKLICMGRALMIPGFVGSNVEGVLKGEDREAIVDGELVRRDTVHGTWDKLPATVREIGHSVDEIFAGYHEVQDRLGKDEMKNVPYGAIAIWTLADKLAAGLQQLMAGARKFSLNQIDRSDLVSANRETEEETGIPFITDVDDDKARKILAS, from the coding sequence ATGGCGGATTGGATTAGATCGAATGACGTTTTAGGGACGACGAACCGAGGCAACCCCTGTGAGTCAGGACTATGCACATTGTGCCGCGCTGACTGCAAAGGTAAATGTGAAACATGGCTTGGGTCCATGGTTGGACGCAAACTGCTTTATCCACGTGACTTTGGCTTGGTCACCGCCGGCAGCGCTAATACAACTCATGTCGGTGTCAATTACAACGGCTTGCGTATCCAAGGTGGTGTTTACGGTGCCAAAGGTTTACCACCGGGATTGACGACATCAGCCGACGATTGTGTCTTCCCAAATGTTTCGGTCGAAACGGAATTTGGAAACAAGGTCAAGACGAAAGCTCGCGTGCCGTTGATGACGGGCGCACTGGGGTCGACGATTATCGCCGCGAAGTACTGGGAATCGTTTGCGACGGGTGCAGCGTTGGTTGGATTCCCTATCGTTGTTGGCGAAAATGTCGTCGGAGTCGATCGCCAAAGCGTGATCAACAATGGCCGAGTCACCAAAGCACCGGAGCTGGATCGACGCATTGATACTTTCCTGCGTTACTACGATGGGTATGGTTCCATCATCGTGCAGCTAAACGTCGAAGACACGCGAAATGGTGTTGCCGAGTATGTTGTCGACAAGTACGGCGACAAGGTCACGATCGAATTGAAGTGGGGCCAGGGTGCGAAGAATATCGGTGGTGAGATTCAAGTCAGTAGCTATGACTATGCAATGTTCTTAAAGGACCGAGGGTATGTGGTTGATCCTGACCCTTCGCTTCCGGACGTCAAAGATGCGTTTGATCGCAATGCAATCCGTGCCTTTGCTCGTCATAGCCGACTGGGTTATACCGACCTCACCAGTGAAGCCGCCGTACGCGAGAACTTCATGCAATCGGTCGACTATTTGCGAAGCCTCGGTTACCAACGAGTAACACTAAAGACTGGATCGTACGGAATGGAAGGCTTAGCGATGGCAATCAAATATGCCAGTGAAGCGGAGCTCGATTTGTTGACGATTGACGGTTCAGGAGGCGGGACCGGAATGAGCCCATGGAACATGATGGAAACGTGGGGAGTGCCATCCGTTCTGCTACACGCCAAAGCAAACCAGTATGGGGAAATGCTCGCGAATGCGGGAAAGAATGTCGTTGACATGGCGTTTGCTGGCGGACTTGCCCGTGAAGATCATATCTTCAAAGCACTGGCCCTCGGTGCACCGTTCACCAAGTTGATTTGCATGGGCCGGGCGTTAATGATTCCCGGCTTCGTAGGCTCCAATGTCGAAGGTGTTCTCAAAGGAGAGGACCGCGAAGCGATTGTGGATGGAGAGTTGGTCCGCCGCGATACCGTTCACGGCACCTGGGACAAGCTGCCCGCAACCGTCCGAGAAATTGGACATTCGGTGGATGAGATTTTCGCTGGCTACCATGAAGTGCAGGATCGGTTGGGTAAGGACGAGATGAAGAACGTTCCGTATGGTGCAATCGCGATCTGGACCCTAGCAGACAAACTTGCTGCGGGCCTTCAACAGCTGATGGCCGGCGCTCGCAAGTTCTCGCTCAACCAGATCGATCGAAGCGACCTCGTATCCG